The following are encoded in a window of Pan troglodytes isolate AG18354 chromosome 4, NHGRI_mPanTro3-v2.0_pri, whole genome shotgun sequence genomic DNA:
- the PPP1R2B gene encoding protein phosphatase inhibitor 2 family member B yields the protein MAASTASHRPIKGILKNKTSTTSSMVAWAEQPRGSVDEELSKKSQKWDEINILATYHPADKGYGLMKIDEPSAPYHSMMGDDEDACRDTETTEAMAPDILAKKLAAAEGLEPKYRIQEQESRGEEDSDLSPEEREKKRQFEMRRKLHYNEGLNIKLARQLISKDLHDDDEDEEMLETADGESMNTEESNQGSTPSDQQQNKLRSP from the coding sequence ATGGCGGCCTCGACGGCCTCGCACCGGCCCATCAAGGGGATATTGAAGAACAAGACCTCTACGACTTCCTCTATGGTGGCGTGGGCCGAACAGCCCCGCGGGAGTGTCGACGAGGAGCTGAGCAAAAAATCCCAGAAGTGGGATGAAATTAACATCTTGGCGACCTATCATCCAGCAGACAAAGGCTATGGTTTAATGAAAATAGATGAACCAAGCGCTCCTTACCATAGTATGATGGGTGATGATGAAGATGCGTGTAGGGACACCGAGACTACTGAAGCCATGGCGCCAGACATCTTAGCCAAGAAATTAGCTGCTGCTGAAGGCTTGGAGCCAAAGTATCGGATTCAGGAACAAGAAAGCAGAGGAGAGGAGGATAGTGACCTCTCACCTGAAGAACGAGAAAAAAAGCGACAATTTGAAATGAGAAGGAAGCTTCACTACAATGAAGGACTCAATATCAAACTAGCCAGACAATTAATTTCAAAAGACCtacatgatgatgatgaagatgaagaaatgtTAGAGACTGCAGATGGAGAAAGCATGAATACGGAAGAATCAAATCAAGGATCTACTCCAAGTGACCAACAGCAAAACAAATTACGAAGTCCATAG